Within bacterium, the genomic segment AGGTCGCGGTATTCGGCCGGCACCCGGTCGAGCTGTTCGGCCCGCAGGCGCCAGGGCGCGAGCGGCGCCGACGCGGGTTCCCCGCCGTCGCTCCCTTGCTGGCGGCCCGACACCTCGGCGGCCGCGCGGCTCTCCCGCCGCCGGCCGAAGTCGCGCTTGCGCACGGAATTCCTGGCGTCGAGCATGCGGCCGAGGATGCGCTCCTGCCGCTCCAGCGTCTGCTCGTCGATCTCCCCGTCGGCGAGCGAGGAAGCGATCCCCTCGAGGTCGCGGGCCAGCTCGCGCAGGTCGCCCAGGATCCGCTCGCCTTCGGGCGCCACGCGCTGCTGATCGGCGGCCTCGCCCATGCCGCGGGCCACGCCCTGCTGGTCCGACTGCAGGCGCTGCATCTGCGACCGCGCCTGCTGGCTCATCCCCTGCTCGCCCAGCTGGCGGCGCAGCTGCTCGGTCAGGCCGTTGAGGCCGGCCTGCTCGCGCGCCATCTGCTCCAGCTGCCGGCTGAGCGACGGCATCGGCATCGACATCGCGCCCCCGCCGCCGCCGCCCGCCATCTGGGCGCTGGTCAGCAGGTTCATCACCAGCTGGTTGATCTGCCCGAGGCTGCCGCGCGCGCCCTCGCGCGCCGGCTGCCCCCAGCCGGCGTCGAGCGCCGCGACGGTCGGCTGCATGCCTTCGACCAGCTTGTCCAGCTGCTGCAGCGTGCGGAAGGGGATCGCGCCGGAGGAACCGAGCGCCGTCTCGAGCCGGCCGCGCAGGGCCGCGGTCGCGCGCAGCAGGCGCTTCTGGTCGCGGGCCAGCTGGGGGGCGCGCACGTCGCGCAGGTCGGCGGGGATCGAGGCCGCCAGCATCTCCTGGCGGCGCGAGATCTCCAGCAGATCGAAGGCGAGCCGCCGCATCGCCTCGCCGGCGAAATTCTGCATGGCCATCTGCATGGCCTGCTGCCCCTGCAGCAGCACGTTGTAGAGCGACGCCAGCCGCCGCATCGCCTCCTGCTGCGACGCCGCGCTCTGCGGCGCCTGGTCGCCCGACTTCAGCGAACCCGCGGCCTGCTCCAGGGCCGCCTCGAGATCGCCCTTCTCGAGCTCCGCCAGCGCGTCCTCGAGCGCCTCGCGCATCGTCTGGGCGGACGGCGGCTCGCCCGTCGGCGACTCGCCGGTCCGCGGCTCGCCGGTCTGCGGCTCGCTCGACTGCGGCTCGCCTGCCGGCGCCTTTGCCGCCAGCTCCGCGAGCGCCTCGCGCAGCTGCTGCTCCAGCTCGCGGACCGCCTCGGACAGGGCCTCCTGGCGCGCCGCCGCCTCGGCGTCGCGCTCACCCTCCATCAGCTGCGACTGCTCGCGCATCATCTGTTCGAGCTGCGCGGTGAGCGCCGCCATCTCCTGCTCGCGCTTCATCTGCTCGAGCAGCGACGCGGCGCGCTCCAGGCGGTCCAGGAACTCCTGCTGGCGCCGGGCCACGTCGGCCACCGCCTCCTGGACGTCGCGCTCCTCCAGCCGCGCCATGGCGTCCTGCAGCTGGTCGCGCAGGCGGTCGAGGTTCTCGTCGCGGATCTCATCCATCAACGCGGCCACCTGGTCCAGCCGCTCGACCAGCTCGACCGAAGCGAGGTTGCTCGCGGCCAACCGGTCCAGGTCCCGGTGCAGGCGGTCGGTCAGGTCCTCGAGGCCCGACTGCAGGTCCTGCTGGCGCGCCAGCGCCTCGTCGATCTCCTGACGGCGCGCGAAGTCGGGCAGCGGGTCCTTCTTCAGCTCGCGCTCCAACCGCGCGAGCTCCTCGCGCAGGTCG encodes:
- a CDS encoding DUF4175 family protein; the encoded protein is FAARLADARDDLVYRFRRGPFTTAEGRLRVLHPPLPLMLSLSVTPPSYTGLSAARHPQAPSRLEVPAGSRLEWRGRANHDLAQAAMVTAAGDSSAWSVDGVEFHGGLTVTGPLSWRLRLRDAAGLGGLSDAPHEIVVRADRAPVAELTRPDGGTDLPGDGRLELAARAEDDYGIAGLDLLLRREDPEAPQDTAWVRLPVTAALTAPVRADLEGGVAGLAADPAADPAPGRLGASLHLDVSQLEFVPGQTLALQLEAADNRRPGAPGRGRSRVLRFTLPSAAELLADHQQGEQQRLEDLADLRRRGGDLREELARLERELKKDPLPDFARRQEIDEALARQQDLQSGLEDLTDRLHRDLDRLAASNLASVELVERLDQVAALMDEIRDENLDRLRDQLQDAMARLEERDVQEAVADVARRQQEFLDRLERAASLLEQMKREQEMAALTAQLEQMMREQSQLMEGERDAEAAARQEALSEAVRELEQQLREALAELAAKAPAGEPQSSEPQTGEPRTGESPTGEPPSAQTMREALEDALAELEKGDLEAALEQAAGSLKSGDQAPQSAASQQEAMRRLASLYNVLLQGQQAMQMAMQNFAGEAMRRLAFDLLEISRRQEMLAASIPADLRDVRAPQLARDQKRLLRATAALRGRLETALGSSGAIPFRTLQQLDKLVEGMQPTVAALDAGWGQPAREGARGSLGQINQLVMNLLTSAQMAGGGGGGAMSMPMPSLSRQLEQMAREQAGLNGLTEQLRRQLGEQGMSQQARSQMQRLQSDQQGVARGMGEAADQQRVAPEGERILGDLRELARDLEGIASSLADGEIDEQTLERQERILGRMLDARNSVRKRDFGRRRESRAAAEVSGRQQGSDGGEPASAPLAPWRLRAEQLDRVPAEYRDLVRRYFETLQELDAPRGAGGADAEARP